A genomic region of Oryza glaberrima chromosome 1, OglaRS2, whole genome shotgun sequence contains the following coding sequences:
- the LOC127762885 gene encoding uncharacterized protein LOC127762885: MAGEETASGSKPPAAATTIRLVNFISEDQLDEAKRTRGERADDGTAQRDKPLFQILQENKEKKDAEFNERFKHRPPKALDEDEMEFLDKLASSRKEYEQQVANEEAEQLRSFQEAVAAQSNIIHEEAPTVSRPEESKPKAKRSQPALLKNVIISVKPQAKKAKLDGEDKPPAKELPSNGHSADHKPPDATKGVLGSLVQYDDDESSDGDV, translated from the exons aTGGCCGGGGAGGAGACGGCGTCGGGCTCcaagccgccggcggcagcgacgaccaTCCGCCTCGTCAACTTCATCTCCGAGGACCAG CTTGACGAGGCGAAGCGGACGAGAGGGGAGCGGGCGGACGACGGCACCGCCCAGCGCGACAAGCCGCTCTTCCAG ATCCTGCAGGAGAACAAGGAGAAGAAGGATGCCGAGTTCAACGAGCGGTTCAAGCACA GACCTCCAAAAGCCTTGGATGAAGATGAGATGGAGTTTCTTGACAAACTTGCATCA TCAAGGAAGGAATATGAGCAGCAGGTGGCTAATGAAGAAGCTGAACAACTCCGCAGTTTCCAA GAGGCGGTCGCGGCCCAGTCTAATATTATACATGAAGAGGCTCCTACAGTCTCGAGACCAGAG GAGAGCAAGCCTAAGGCAAAAAGGAGCCAACCTGCACTCCTGAAAAATGTAATAATTTCGGTGAAACCACAAGCGAAGAAAGCAAAGTTAGATGGGGAAGATAAGCCTCCTGCGAAGGAGCTTCCTTCAAATGGGCACAGTGCAGATCACAAGCCCCCAGATGCCACCAAGGGCGTGCTTGGTTCTCTGGTGCagtatgatgatgatgaaagcAGTGATGGGGACGTATGA